TGGGCTCATTGTGAGGGCCCCATTCTCCCCAGGGTCCTTGGCGGACGGTGAGGCCATGCATGGCCAGAATCTCTCCAAGAAGGGCGAGGCCAGCACCCCACAGGCTGCAGTGAGGGGCAGACAGCTCTGTGCAGCTAACAGGCACCTAGGGAGAGGGCAGGGTCACTGGGTTTCACAGGCACAGGGCTGCTGACTGAGCCTGGCCTGGGAGGTACCTCCCGCATCCcccatggggaagggggggtctcTCACCTTGCAGCGCCCCCACGCTGCTGGAAATGATGATCTTGCCGGCTTTGCGACGCTTCATGCCAGGCAGAAAGGCCTGGATGGTGCCAATGGTCCCAAACACGTTCACGTCGAAGATGTTCTTCATGGCCTGGTAGGAGCAGGTCTCCAGGGGGCCCATCAGCCCCACCCCGGCATTGCACACTGGCAGGGCACAGCAAGGAGCCGCCATTAGAGGGGTGCAGGGAACGGAGCTCCCTGGGGCCCACGCCCCCCACAGTGCCAGCCCCACGCATTCAAAAAGTGGCGTGAAATCTGAAGCGTGGGGATCTGGTCACTGGCCTTTGGGGCCAAGCCCTTAGGGCTCCCCCATCCCAGTGGCCACCCCGACACCAGGGCTGGACACTTCTGTCTCTTTCGCAGTGAGAAGCACGATTCTTGCCCAGTCACAGtgctccaggtgctggggctttaTGAGAAACCCCAGGGACTGCGGGAGCAGCAGGACTGGGCATTATCCCCTTCTGAGATAGGGGCCTCACtgaccctccccccactgctccgGGGGCCTCCCTTTCCCTCAGCCGCTCTACAGGCTTGGCCCAGGGGGAGCCCCTTGAGGAGCTGGCTAGTGGGGTCTGAGCTGTGTGAACCCCCTGGACCTGTCACACATGGCAGATCTGCCTTGGTGCCCAGCAGGCAGGGAGATGCAGCAGGCTGGCTGGGAACTaggccccttcccagggctggctcGGGAAGAAAGAAGACACAGAGCGGAGGAGCATGGGGCTTGCAGAGACGCCTGGCCAGACTGGCTCACCCAGCACGTCAACACGCTGCTCCTGCACCTGCTGCACGGCTGCAGCGAGCGAGAGCGGGTCAGTGACATCCAGCTGCAGGATCTCCAGGGTGCTGGTGTGGCAGCTCTGCACGCACTCCAGCAGCCGCTCCTTCTTGGCCAGGTTGCGCATGGTGGCGTAGACTAGGAGAGAATGAGTGCCCggctttggggggaaggggggctggttGCAATGCCCTCCAGCCCCTGGGCACTTGGTGGGGGATCTTCTCTGCCTCCAGGGGAGCCCCCCACTCTGGGGAGTACAAAGACCCTCCTGCTACAGGTGGCTCCAGCGAAAGGCTTTGCCCTGGCTTGCACCATGCAAGTGTCTCCCTAACGTCCCCCCAGGAGAGACCTggaggccccactcccctcagaCTGAAGGCTCGTTCCAGTCCAGCTCAGCCAGTCTGTTGGCCCCCAGGAGCCACCTCCCTCCAGGACCATGTGGGCGCAGAGCAAGCAACTCGTCTCCCCCACTCCTGGGATGGAGTGATCTCTAGGGAGCCCCATCTGCATGGACCAGGAGCAGCTACTGCCCCTCAGGTGCTCAGGGAGCTCATGACCAGGCCCTCCTTGTCCTGCCTGACACTACACGGCTCCAAGTCGCCTTCCCCCACCTCAAGCCTGCGATCTGCCCAGGACAACGTGCTTGTCTCCTCTCATCTGCCCCACGGGCCCCAGGGGGTTCATTCTGCTGAGATTGCTTGGAAGGAAGTAGCCTGGACCCCAGCCCCCAGGAACCCCATAGCTCTTTCCTAGAGGGCTTGTATTCCATGACCTTTAATGGAGTGTGTATCCCGTcggccccagccccacagcatcCCCATCTCCAACCCACAGCTGCTACTCCCATCTCCTGGGGCTGCAGAGCCCGGCTCCTTCCCAGTGGAGGAACATGCATCTGCCAGCCCCTCGTTCGCCCCAGCCGCTGGGTCAGGACCAGCTTCCGCTCTCTGCTGTACAAGCCCTGGCAGTACCTTTGAATCTGCGGGAGGCATCCGAGGCCAGGCGCACAGCCAGCCCCAGGCCAATCCCCGAGGAGCAGCCTGTAATGAGCACCACGGTCTTCTCCATCGCTGGCTCCAGCTCGGAGACAGAGCATCCAGTGCTGTGCTAGTCCGGTTCCCGCAGACAGCCAAGGGGCTGTGGGCTCCACTATTTTGTCTACTTTCTTATCTCAAGGCTGCATTCTTCCGTCCCCAGAGAGCTTCACTCTCTGACCAGCACTCGGCAGATAAGATTCCAGCAGAGGCCATGGCGGAGGCGCCGAGCGGGGCggggtgtggtggggaaggggcagcctgTTTGCAGGAGGTGACAAACGgcctcccccccagcccaggacACGGGCTTAGGGCTGTGgcagcctcagggaaggagtTTCAGGCAGCCACggcaggcagtggggtgggggttgagagGTAGGAATTGGGGCCAGCAGAGACCCCTGGGCTCAGCCTGATCCTTCCCcgaggggcagggccagtgcaggaTCACTCCCCGTGTGCTTGCCACCATTTCATCCAATCCCCCACTAACGCCAGCACCCCAGCAAAAGagcttccactcctccccctggaGCCACCAAAGCCTGGTTGCTACTTCCCTCGGCCAGTGACCCTGCAAAAGAAGGAAACTCAGCTGGTTTGGCAAATCCAGGCTGGCTCGTCCTCGTCATCCACCAGGTgcttacacacacatgcattgtTTAGTCATTTTGTCCCGTCCCTTTCCAGGGACCGAAGTTGGGCTGACTGCCCTACAGTGCCTGGTGCGCCACTAGTCCCCTTTCTGCAGATGGGGAATGTCAAACCTTTCTCCAGTACTCTGGGACCTGACTGGAGGGAAGTGGCGACTGCTCCAGGGCATCCAGGCCCAGGCCACAGCAGTTGCTCATTTAAAACCCACAAAAGGATATCCTGGCCAGGCACCTGCAGCCAAACTCCACTGGCATGAAGCCCAGTGCAGCCCCCAGGGCCGAGTCCCGCAGCGCCAGAgcagctggctggctgcacaGCCTGGCCAGGATATGGCCATGTTGTGACTGCTGCAGCTGTGAACTGCAGCCCCTGGCTGTTCTTAGAGACCTGCTCTGATTCACAGCTGCCACCTTCTCAGCCCTGCTATGCACAGCGCCAAGAGCCACACTCCAAGGGGGTGGGCAAGAGACACCTCCGGACGCAGAATGAATGGACTTCAGGTCTTTAATTGGCATGCACAGTCCAGGCATCAGTCTCCGAAAAGTGCTGCCAGTTCAAATCAACATACACAAGCATATAAAAATCATTCGGCTAAAAGAGGGAGAGTCCCACTGCATCCCAGAGCCGTGCTCCGGCAGCAGCCCTCACTCCCCAGAGCGAGAGGCTGGCAGCAACCAGAACCAGATGCAAGGAGGAATTCAGACACCTGCCAGTTCTGCTTGGGAGCTCACATGCTGGTGCGGGAAGGGGGCAAGGCACAGAAGGGGGGGGACTAGTGGGGGGGTCCCTGGTGTAAAAATATACTGTCCTTGTAAAAATATATTCCCAACGTCTGTTTCTGTTTAGTCCAAAGGCACGGAGTGGGGAGCCGGCCCCCATCCGGACAGACCCTAGCACTAGGAATAACCCCATGTGGGTGAGCCACTGTTCTGAGACCAAAGGTGAGGGCatgtggggagaggagtggggccaGCCCTTGGAACAgccaggggctgggaggcagttctgggggggaggggggcaaaggggGAACAGGAGAAGTTGAGGCAGCACCCTTAGCCAGGGACAGATGGGAGCTGCGGGCGATGCAGTGCCTCCTCCTAGCCTGGGCAGGGGCTGAGATACGCAGGGAGCCGGCTGCAGCACACACTTTGCAATGGCACCAAAGCAGCAGGATTGGAGCTTTCCGGCCTCCctgatttttgttctttaaagCCCTGAATAGCAGTGTGTTAAACTCCCCTCCCCGGACCAAGAGCTTGGGAGGGTCCCGCTGCATTTCCTGCCCCTCAGCCTGTTCAGAACCGATTCCCTCCTCAGAGCTCCCGAAGCCCTGGCGGGGAAACTGCACTGGTTGTTTTTCAGCCTATAGCAGCTAGGGCATCACCTACAAGGGGGCACTACCCACATGTGCCCATTTCAGGTCTGCACCCAGCACCACAGTATCCCAATGtctgtccctgcctcctcctgcgAATCCCCTGCCCGAAGGGATCAGCATTCTCAGCCTCTGTCCCGCCTGCCCCTGCAGCAGGCCTCatccaccctctgccccacaaTCCAGCTGCCTCCCCCAGACACTGGGATCAGTCTCCAAGCCGCAAGGAGACACGGGTCAGGTCAGAGCATCCCAGCGCCCTGAGGGCCAGTGCAGGATCAGTCCCTCTAGTCCTTTCCCCGAGAGCTCATTCCCCAGCTCACTGCGCTCCATGGGCAGGTCCTGCCCGGTCCTGCTCCTGCCCACGCAGCAGCGTCGCTCACAAGCAGCACGAGGCTACCTGCTCGGTTTCCCTTTGGGTCCATGGCCTTGGTTCAGGCTCTGGCAGAGgcttgggagggagagggggagagacagaagCTGGTGGGACCAGCATCTCCGGTGTGGAAGAGACCGGGCCAGCCACAGAGACGCCATCCCATCCCCGGACGGTCCCTGTGACACAGAGCCGCCGGCCCTCACGCAGCCCCCGCCCGGCCACGCCGCATGGCGTGGGGATAATACTTGAGGAAGATCTTCCTGGCGATCTCCAGCGTGTTGCCGGCTGGCTGGGAGGGGTAGCGCTTGCCATTGTAGATGAAACCCCTTTCCAGCTGGAAGACGGCTTGGTTGAACTGCTCCTGGTGGAAGGGGGTGCCGGTGTTCAGGCTCTCCACCAGCGCTGAGACAAAGAGGCTCCAGCGCACCCGGTAATAGTCCAGCACCAGCCCCCCGAGCTGCTTGTTGGCATAGTCCAAGATGTTGCCGTTGGGCCCCCACAGCGTCACCTGGTTGCGGGCGTTCAGGTCGTACAGCTCGGCTTCCTTGTCACTGGTGGCTGTGGCCCGAGCCTGCTCCAGCCAGCGGCCCAGCAGGAAGTGGGGGTCACTGGCCAGGAGGCTGTCCAGCTCCGGAAGCAGGTCGTACAGCAGCACCCCGCCGGCAGTCAGCAGCTCCAGCAGCGAGCGGCTCTCAAAGGCTTGTTTGATCTCCAGGTAGTACTCGCTCACCAGCTGTTGCACGGCTTGCCGGGTCACGTCCACCAGGTCGTAGCGGAAGGTGGGGCTGGCCCCCAGCTCAGCAGCGGCGCCCAGCAGCAGGCGCCAGGCCTCGTAGACGTCACTCTTGTTGTACCACAGCTCCGTGGCCATGCGCAGGGATGGGCGGCGCACCAGTGGGCTGTGGTTGTGGTTGACACAGGGCCCCGAGCAGTTGTAGACACTgcggagcagcagctgccaggcgCTGGCGGCCTCCTCATTCCTGGTGCCGTAGCGCCGCTCAGCGTAGTTGGCAACCCACTGCTGGAGGTCAAGCGGCTCCTGGTGCCAGCCCAGCTCGCTCATCAGCTCATAGACCATGTCGTTCTGCTCGATGCCCTCCGGGGCCAGGCCGGTGCCCAccagggtggagttggggaagCGCCGGGCGTCGAAGGGGCCCCGGTTTATGCTCTCCATCATGCCGAAGAGGCCATGGTTGCCGCCGAAGTTGTGCAGCATACACCAGATGAAGGGCTGCCCGTAGAAGGACTCTGTCCGCTGGTACACGGGCTTGGACTCCGCAAAGAGATCCAGCACGATCATTCTGCCACTGGGCACGCCACGCAGCAGGGCCCGCACCTGCGCCGGCTGCCAGAAGTCAGGCTGGTTCTggaagagccagccctgcatgagCCAGAGCGCGTCAGGGTCGGCtggggacagacacacacagagctgctagAGACATCAGGATGCGCTGCCCTCCCCCGACAGTGCTGCCCCACACCTGTCACTCCCTAGAAAGCCCTTTGGCTCTGAGCCTGCCAGCCCAGGGCATCCGTCTGCCTGCCGGCCCCTGGAGCTCACTGTGTGGCACACACAGCTGGGAGAGTGAAAGGGCCTGGCCGGGTGGCTGCAGTCCCCAGAGCCAGTACAGCCCAGGCAGGCTCCCCTGTGCACTGCTCTCCTGGTCTTGCTAATGTCCCTGCCCTGCGGAGCCCTCCCCATGCCTCTCCTTTGTGGAGATTGCCCAGAGCCTCACGACTGGCCACCCATCCACCGACCTGCAATGACCAGCTCCTTCCAGCTGGGCCACCAAGCCAGCTGCAGCCCCGGCTGGGAGGAATCCAAACCAGCCTTGACCCAAAGCCCTGGGACGAAAGGTTCCTGGCTCCCCATCCCTGAGCCATCCAAGCCCTTCGCTGCACAGGCCCAGGCCTGACTGCACAGCGAAGGCTCCCCAAGGCAGAGCCCCTTTAGGAGGAGCCTGGGTTCCTGCTCGGGTCCTACCTGCGGTCATGGATCTTAAGACGGCAGCGCTGACCCCCGAGAGGTAGGCAGGATCGGAGGACAGGGGGCTCATCTCATTGAAGGTGTCTGCACTGTAGATGTGATCCGTGCCGAACTCTCTGATCAGCTCCTTCAGGAAGAGGGTCCCGATCACCTGGAACATGGGGTCTCCGGGGTCCAGGAGGTAGGCGCACGAGTAGGCGCAGTCAAAGTTGCTCCAGCTCCCAAGCCGAGTGACGTTTATTCGAGGGAAAGCCCTATATTACAGACCAGCAGCCAGGAGTCAGCGTGGGGGTAGGGCTCCCCCAACCCGAACAGCAATGCAGAGCTCTACACGTGGGTGCAAGGAGCTGCCAGGGGAGCGCACAGCTACTAGGGATGTCGATAGCCGTTAAAAGGTAACCGGTTAACTCATTACAATTATATCGTTTAACTGGTTAACCATTAACCACGGTCGCTCCAGCGAACCAGTGCAGGGTGGGAGGGCTCGGGGTCCCAACAGCCCAGCATGGCTGGGGCCACTCCAGCTGCCTGCCCACCGGGGATGGGGTCCTGCCATGCCACTGCAGCCAGGGATGGGCTCCCACCTGCCTGCCGGGGCGCGCCTGGAGTCCCACCCCAGCCCACCCGGCCGGGGTTGATCAGGCAGGCCACTGGGGTACATGGTTAAGGTCCGGTTAATGGTAAACCTAATGCTGACTGGTTAACTGGTTAACAGTTTACACCCCTAACAGCTGTCAGTCCAATGGGTCTGTGCTGCTTCCAGGCACCAGGTCTTGCCCAAGCCCCAGCCTTGACACGCTCATACAACTGCATCTACCTCAAGACACCCCTGGGGACGTGCCCCGCGAACGCCGGCAGCACCGGGATCATTCCCAACGACCGCATCCTCTCCAGGATCCTGTactgggagaagagaggaaaggaCGGATAAAGGGGGTGCATGGGCCAGGAGATGCAGGCGCATTGTTCTGGAACCCACCATGCTCAGGGACAGGCCCACACCACGTGAGCGTATCCGTACTGGAGTCTCCAGCCCCCAGGCGTAGCCTGAACAAAGCTCCGAGTTCACGGGCACCAGAGAGGGAAAAGAAGCCCGGCTTGGAGCTCAGCACTGGGGCGGCTCTACGTCCAGAGGGACTAGGATGATGGAGACAATACCAGGCCAGTTCAGTGTCCCTAGAGCACGTTTCCCAGGCCCTTTCCCTGGGAGCGTATTCctgggagagctgtggggggagtgTCTCCACAACCTGCAGGCCAGGTTTGCACagacctggccccagccgtgAGTACCTGCAAGTACAGCTGCTTTAGGTTCCAGGACAGAGGCAAGGGCCCTGCCCAGGTGTGCAGGTTCCCCATGCGGTTCCAGGCGAGGAAGGCAGGCCCGGTGACGTACTCATCTATTTCAGACTGGTTCAGGCCCAAGGACAGATACACCTGGAGCGAAAGAGGGGAAGTAAACAGGGAGCGGTGTCAGCTGCTCAAAACAGATGGCCAGGTTCAGCTGAAGCCCTTTGCTGCTCCCTCCTGCAGGTCCCAGCTGCTGCCCTGTTGAGCAGGACGCTCACCCAGCTCCCGGACATGCCCAATGCTGGGAACGCTTACCTCTGGCCAATCCCAGCATTCGCAGCCCCGGCTCAGCCTCCACAGCAGTTCTACCTGGCCacactgaacagagactgtgCTGTTGGTCAGCTGCTGCCCCCCCACCTGCTAATGTCAGTCAGGCATCAAGGTCACTCCCCGGCTGGCAGCCCTCCCCGCAGAGCGACCTGTTCTGTGCTGTCCCAGGACAATACATTTAACGTGTCTCTCCAATCTCCTGAAAagccccagccaggccctgcaTGCAACACGGCTTCACTAGAGACACCAATCAAATACTCAACCCGCTGCCAAACAGCCTCCTGCCCAGTAAACGCCAGCGCCAGGTTGATGCCGTTGAGCGCCATCCAGtcaatctctctctcccagcgAGGCCAGTCCCACCACACGTAGGAATAACTCTGGGTGCAGACGTTCTGGTAGTAGCGGAACCTGGGAGCGGAGagaacagatgcttcagagaacaCGCTAGACTCCTCACATCACCCTGGGAGACCACAGCCGGGTTGGTGCGAACAAAAGAAATCGGGACGCAAGCAGCTCCTCACAATGGAGCTTAATGTGCATCCAGGCATCTTGTCCACTCCCAACCAGCGCTGGCCCCGTGGATGCTGGGGAATTAACTCAGGCAGCCGCTTCCCACGTGGACAAACATATACCCCTAATGCCACACACAGggacttggttttgtttttccaattGAGACAGTTTTTTGTGCCGATTTCAACATTCCCCTGTGTGTTTTGCAGCTCAAACACCTGCAACTCATGCAAACCCTAGCAGGGAAACGGACCCAGTCACTTGCAGCAACCCGAAGGGCATGTCCTCCACATTAGACAGAGAAGAACGGTCATTGTCCAAGACTAATGAAGTGCAAGCAGCACACAGGACAGCAAGGACCAGGCGCTGAGACCCCCTACAGCGCTCAACAGGAAGGCAATATCTTTGCCCAAGAAGAATTTTAAATGAACACTTCCCCTTTAAGCTCCTGCTGCTTGGAAGGAGTTTCCAGCTGATCACAAGTGTGAGCCACAAGATTTCACAAGTTGTTAGACTGTATGGTGATGAACCATGCCAAGGCCCTTCGCCTGGCTCCAGCTTAGCCACTAGTGGGAAACATTGCAGGGCTTTGCCTTCCGGCTGAAGGAGCACTAACCGAAGCTTCCTGGCTAGCTGCACCAGATCACAGGCCGAGCACCAGGGTGGCTTTCTGGGAAGACTGGTGTCCAAGGACCTGCATGTGCAACCCCTCTGCTCCAGGATTCTTCCTTCGCTTTCATGTGGCAAAACCAACCAAGCCACGCAgccccctgcacctgccaggaCCTTTGTCAACTTACAGGCCAAGGGAAAGCTCCCCTAAGGAGCCCCAACGGCTGAGCTCATTGGGTCGATCTTTGCTGGCATGAGCATGGCGTGTTCAGGACCCAGCCAAGAGCACTAGTGCATACGAGTGAGGATCCAAGCGACTCTCAGTCGGCATGGGGGCCGCTCCAGGCCAGGGAGACGCTTCCGCTTGCCTGGGAAGGCTGCAGCCAGCTGACTGAAGCTCCCTGTTAAATGGGGGAGTGCCCTTTCTGCAGCAGAATCCTCTGGTCCCATCCCAGGTCCaccccagagcagctgcacagTGAGCAGAACAGATGCTAGAGCCAGACACCCATCCTTCTCGCACCCGGGGTTCAGTGATACATCACCAAGGACATCCCTGGTGTAAGCTCCATTAACTCCACTCCCTTGCACCAGCCACAAACTTGGCCCATGACATCTACATTCCAGGTAGGGCCAACATTCAGGACGTGAGTGCGCGGGGGGTGAGAGAggcccccagctgcagaaacATGCCCAGACCCTGGCAGACCCAGATTGGTGGTAAATGAACCAAACGCGTCCATGGCATCTCCAGCTGCGTCAGGCCCGGTGGAGGGCCCCGACTGCTGGAGGGAACCCCTCGTTACATGGAATTCAAGGGCAGGAAGGGCTGGGGAGTTCTCAGCCCCAGGGCTTGGGAAGCAAACGAGCAACAGGTGTTTTCTGAAGTAGCATCCGGGGGTGAAACTATCACAAGGAACAGCATCCCTGGGTCCTCGCCTGCCTCAGTAACCCCAACTAGGTACCAGCAGCACGTGCAACAGACACAGAACACAAGAACCCTCAGCGCTTGCTTTCCAGGCGCGGTTCCACGCCAGGTGGAAGCCTCCCACCACCGAGCAGAGTGGGCAATGGACAGCATGCATGAGCCTGGCATTGCGCCTCGCTGCCCAGGCCCCGCATGAACGAAGGCAAGGCCAGGAGCATCCCTCTGCCTTCTGCTGTGCCTCGAGCAGCCACCAGCCCCCATCagaccctccccatccccaggctcTGGGCATTCAGTGCCCAGCCCGAGGGATGTGGGACTCCGTGGACTGTTCCTGGCCCGGGTCTGCCTGTAGGAGAGCTGGGGCCAGTCAGCTCCAGTCACCGCACCAGGCCCTGCCTCTGTGGAAAGCAGCGACACCCCCCTGCCCAAGGAACGGGTCTGCCtgagccagcctggccctgcaccaGGAGAGCCCAGCAGGCTACAGCCAGGGCCCGGGGTAGGGCAGGGCGCGGCCTGGCACCAACTCCATGTTCAGGCACATGTAGGAGCCAGTCAGTGCCCAGGCCACCCCAGGGCGCCCGGGGCAGGGTCCCCCGGGCGGGGGCAGGCCGGGATCCCggtctgggggttgggggagagNNNNNNNNNNNNNNNNNNNNNNNNNNNNNNNNNNNNNNNNNNNNNNNNNNNNNNNNNNNNNNNNNNNNNNNNNNNNNNNNNNNNNNNNNNNNNNNNNNNNNNNNNNNNNNNNNNNNNNNNNNNNNNNNNNNNNNNNNNNNNNNNNNNNNNNNNNNNNNNNNNNNNNNNNNNNNNNNNNNNNNNNNNNNNNNNNNNNNNNNNNNNNNNNNNNNNNNNNNNNNNNNNNNNNNNNNNNNNNNNNNNNNNNNNNNNNNNNNNNNNNNNNNNNNNNNNNNNNNNNNNNNNNNNNNNNNNNNNNNNNNNNNNNNNNNNNNNNNNNNNNNNNNNNNNNNNNNNNNNNNNNNNNNNNNNNNNNNNNNNNNNNNNNNNNNNNNNNNNNNNNNNNNNNNNNNNNNNNNNNNNNNNNNNNNNNNNNNNNNNNNNNNNNNNNNNNNNNNNNNNNNNNNNNNNNNNNNNNNNNNNNNNNNNNNNNNNNNNNNNNNNNNNNNNNNNNNNNNNNNNNNNNNNNNNNNNNNNNNNNNNNNNNNNNNNNNNNNNNNNNNNNNNNNNNNNNNNNNNNNNNNNNNNNNNNNNNNNNNNNNNNNNNNNNNNNNNNNNNNNNNNNNNNNNNNNNNNNNNNNNNNNNNNNNNNNNNNNNNNNNNNNNNNNNNNNNNNNNNNNNNNNNNNNNNNNNNNNNNNNNNNNNNNNNNNNNNNNNNNNNNNNNNNNNNNNNNNNNNNNNNNNNNNNNNNNNNNNNNNNNNNNNNNNNNNNNNNNNNNNNNNNNNNNNNNNNNNNNNNNNNNNNNNNNNNNNNNNNNNNNNNNNNNNNNNNNNNNNNNNNNNNNNNNNNNNNNNNNNNNNNNNNNNNNNNNNNNNNNNNNNNNNNNNNNNNNNNNNNNNNNNNNNNNNNNNNNNNNNNNNNNNNNNNNNNNNNNNNNNNNNNNNNNNNNNNNNNNNNNNNNNNNNNNNNNNNNNNNNNNNNNNNNNNNNNNNNNNNNNNNNNNNNNNNNNNNNNNNNNNNNNNNNNNNNNNNNNNNNNNNNNNNNNNNNNNNNNNNNNNNNNNNNNNNNNNNNNNNNNNNNNNNNNNNNNNNNNNNNNNNNNNNNNNNNNNNNNNNNNNNNNNNNNNNNNNNNNACCCCCCAAACCAAGCCTAGGgatccctcccaaccccccaacCGACCCAGGgggtccctcccagacccccccAACGGATCCAGGAgtgtcctcccacccccccaaaccaAGCCTAGGGATCCCTCCCAGACCCCCAACCGACCCAGGGCAGAgggtccctcccaccccccaaactgACCCAGGAGATCTCTCCTAGCCCTCCTACACCACCTCCAGAGCCACCCCGATCCTCAGAAACTAACTCCAGCCTTGTCCAAGTTAGG
This is a stretch of genomic DNA from Chelonoidis abingdonii isolate Lonesome George chromosome 21, CheloAbing_2.0, whole genome shotgun sequence. It encodes these proteins:
- the NAGLU gene encoding alpha-N-acetylglucosaminidase isoform X2, giving the protein MRSLGMIPVLPAFAGHVPRGVLRAFPRINVTRLGSWSNFDCAYSCAYLLDPGDPMFQVIGTLFLKELIREFGTDHIYSADTFNEMSPLSSDPAYLSGVSAAVLRSMTAADPDALWLMQGWLFQNQPDFWQPAQVRALLRGVPSGRMIVLDLFAESKPVYQRTESFYGQPFIWCMLHNFGGNHGLFGMMESINRGPFDARRFPNSTLVGTGLAPEGIEQNDMVYELMSELGWHQEPLDLQQWVANYAERRYGTRNEEAASAWQLLLRSVYNCSGPCVNHNHSPLVRRPSLRMATELWYNKSDVYEAWRLLLGAAAELGASPTFRYDLVDVTRQAVQQLVSEYYLEIKQAFESRSLLELLTAGGVLLYDLLPELDSLLASDPHFLLGRWLEQARATATSDKEAELYDLNARNQVTLWGPNGNILDYANKQLGGLVLDYYRVRWSLFVSALVESLNTGTPFHQEQFNQAVFQLERGFIYNGKRYPSQPAGNTLEIARKIFLKYYPHAMRRGRAGAA
- the NAGLU gene encoding alpha-N-acetylglucosaminidase isoform X1, translated to MDAFRYYQNVCTQSYSYVWWDWPRWEREIDWMALNGINLALAFTGQEAVWQRVYLSLGLNQSEIDEYVTGPAFLAWNRMGNLHTWAGPLPLSWNLKQLYLQYRILERMRSLGMIPVLPAFAGHVPRGVLRAFPRINVTRLGSWSNFDCAYSCAYLLDPGDPMFQVIGTLFLKELIREFGTDHIYSADTFNEMSPLSSDPAYLSGVSAAVLRSMTAADPDALWLMQGWLFQNQPDFWQPAQVRALLRGVPSGRMIVLDLFAESKPVYQRTESFYGQPFIWCMLHNFGGNHGLFGMMESINRGPFDARRFPNSTLVGTGLAPEGIEQNDMVYELMSELGWHQEPLDLQQWVANYAERRYGTRNEEAASAWQLLLRSVYNCSGPCVNHNHSPLVRRPSLRMATELWYNKSDVYEAWRLLLGAAAELGASPTFRYDLVDVTRQAVQQLVSEYYLEIKQAFESRSLLELLTAGGVLLYDLLPELDSLLASDPHFLLGRWLEQARATATSDKEAELYDLNARNQVTLWGPNGNILDYANKQLGGLVLDYYRVRWSLFVSALVESLNTGTPFHQEQFNQAVFQLERGFIYNGKRYPSQPAGNTLEIARKIFLKYYPHAMRRGRAGAA